ATACTTCAATTCCAAAGTCTGAAAAACTTGGCTTGTTGAAAGGTGGTATTCAACACGGGCACCCTAGCTCAAAAGCCAAGAAAAGATGTCTTCGGTAATATCATCATCCTCGTCTCGTGTTTTTGATGCCATCAATGAATGTGTGTTTCTGGTTCAATCAGACTCGGTTGAAGTTCAAGAGAAAGCTCTTCAAATGCTGGCTTCCATCACGAAGGTCAGTTCCCAAAACAGAACCTCACTGGCTCAAACAGAAGGAGCCATTCCAACAATAGCCACACTAACAAACTCTTCCTCTCCCATCATCCAAACACTTTCTTTGTTAACCCTCTTCAACCTATCCCTCAACCCAGATCTGAAGCAATCTCTTGCTGACATGGAAACCATTTACTACCTCAACTCCCTCATCACCAACTCATCATTTTCCCTCGACTCTTCCAAACTGGCCTCCTCATTGGTTTGCAGCTTGGCCATGCATGACAAAAACAAGGCCAAGTTTGGGGTGGCAGGCACAGTTCAGTTGCTAGTGAAAGCAGTTGAAGGGTGTCACGGTTCTGATGCGAACCACCTTCTGAGTTCTCTTGCTGAGCTTGTTCATTTTCATGGAAACTGCACTCTGGCAGTGCGAGCCGGGGCAGTGGCAGTGCTGCTTAAGGTGGTGAAGGGTACTGATAACGAGGACTTGGCAGGAACTTCTCTCGCTGTTCTCAGTCTCCTTGCGAGGTTTGATGAAGGGTTGAATGGTTTGAAGAAAACGGATGAGATAATTAGAGTAATGTTGAATGTGTTGAAGGGTAGGTCTCTGTTGAGCAAGGAGGGTGCTGCTGATATCCTTATTCGTCTTTTTGATGACAGTGAAGATTGTGTGACTGAGGCTTTGATGTTGCCAGAATTTTCAACCGTCTTGGCTGATCTTTGTGTGAGGGGTTCGGTGAGAGTTCGTGACAAGGCGGATTTGTTGATGAAGAAGATGGCACAGGTGAGCTTGGATTCTGATATGGAAGTATGCTCCCTCCATGGTTAACTcgctaaatttttatttttcaatttgcaatcattatataatttagacGATTGAATTTTATCATGACAATGTTGAGCCATCTCTTCCTTAAACTGGAGTTGTTTGATTCGAAAAGAAATTTGTTTATGTAATCTTATTGACTAACTTTTGGCTTCAAATATCATAGTGTTGGCTTGGAATAttcaattttgtgtttaaattcaatttcatagaaatatagaaataagaaagttaaGTAATATACAGCCAAGATTGTTTTAAGCTCTTCATCTTAAAGTGCTAGgtgaaaaataatgttaatactttatatgaatttgatttatgCTTTATTGGCATTTACTAAGTCTTCCAATGACtataaaaaatgtatcaaaattaaaaattcatcttGATGAGTGACTCGCATGAATACATATTATAGtcacttataaaaaaattcctaATAAAGTTGAGTCTTAATGAAAAAgttgagaaagaaaatatttatgtcGTAAACATATAATTCAGTCCTATATATTAAAAAGCCAAACATTAGGAGAggttaataatttaatttagttattataatttcattttaggGTCAAGAGATACTCTCTACAATGAAACAGAAAAATGTAGTATTTGagtcaaattaaatatttttttatttaacttatacCTTTCTCAGTTTATATAAATTGCGCAGTATAAAAGTGATGTAAATTTAAGGGTTcgaaagatataatataattcaGTATAAGAGGTACCATGTAATTTATCTAAGCAacattaatttagtttataaaattaataaatattataatttagttcttaaaattgtaaaaaaaaaatcatttcattgcgaaaaattgataatatatactattttaatccTTTCAGAATTAAATGACATGATTTTACCTTccaaaactataataataattaacattattaaTACTAAATTATTTGGCACTCAAGTGCTAATATTCCATGTATTATGCTAATTTATCCAAAAATATCATCCAATCTTTCAAAGAAACAACCTACTCCAGCAATTACTTTTTCAAGTATAAGTTTAGAAAAAGATTATTTGAAACTacttaaagataaaattgttcGAATTAAAGTgatctttcatatttttaaaataataaaaaaagtaataaaaagtagtgtaaatagtaataaaaattttgttacCATGATCTTAAAACTTTGTATTgctaaaaatttaagatttcaCGTCCCATCATCTACATGCGACATTACCCATATCTTACTTGCACCACAAATACCGACATAGGAATCAACTACGCATGTAACAAAATACCTtagaaaattatcaaaaataCTCACTTAACGTTTTATTCGCTCTTGTCATGTCTGGAAGATCTATGATTTGCCATGTCACAAGAATAGTGGAGAcatcaaaattaagaaaacaaactTAACTTTCTGCTACTATATCACAAACTGCATAAGCAATTCCTTgctcaacatcatcatctcgTACTAAATTGTCGTTAAATGCAAGTTTAGGAGTGATTTAGTAATTTACATGCTTAATTGAGAGACACAATTGCATTATAGTCCACAAATCCACGATAGATAAACTGGTTGGTTGTTCAAATTTCCATATAATAAAGAACAATATGAAAAAGCATGAAAGAGGCGATAGTATCTTGCGCTAAATTTGTTAATGGGTAACTGAATGAATTTAGCTTAGGACAATAGATATGAATAATAACTGTAAACATTTATAGCACTGATTTTCGATCTTAAAGCACATTAAGAGAACAGTAATAACTCTAAACACTGATGGAATGAAACCTATATTGATTTACACAGCACGGGCTGCaatcatacaaaattttaacaGATTAACTTAACAGCACATAATGGCATCAAATAAATACTGATTTAAGATGATCAGACAAATTCATATACCGAAATCGAAGTCAGACATACACGCAGATAAAGAGGCAATCCCAAATATGCATAAGATTTGCTTAATACAACATCTTCCCAGGTGCTTCGCTTCCACAAGCCTTCTTGATTTGCAAAAGCCAAAACATTGATCAGCTCATCAAATGGGATTCAAATTGTCCACGTAAAAACTACACAACTAGAATGACCTAAATGAGTTTTAGAAAAAAGTGCAAAGGATTAAAATACAGGGAATTATGTCTATGAATAGccgatatatttttttttctattcctaTATATAACAGTTCAAAATAGACAGTTGAGAATCAGAATGATCACGTTGCAAAAGTTAACAGAATGTCACCAACGGATCTCATTAGCGATTAGTACGTAAACCCaacaaacaatataatttattggAGACAAAAACAATgaggcaaaaaaaaaacaaatttaacctCAATGAGAATATACATAGAAAATGCTGCTCCATGTCAAAGCAATCAATGGATACATGCTCAGAAACCACTatagaaagaaaagaggaaatGAGCTAATTGATTTGAGTATGACGGGTGCATGCGTATTCCTATGTTACTTTACAAATTCTTAGATACAGTCAAATTTCCATTAAAAAAACTACTGCATGGAGTATTTTTCCCAAGACCTGTTAAAAACATTGCTAACCTGTTGCCATTATATGCCATTTTCATCAATGTGAagagaacaaaattaaattttttataagctCGAGGAAATTATAAGATCCAAATCTAAGAAAGTTTAGAAAAATATGCGCACTAAGTGACCAGTTTAAAAAAGGTACAATAAGACGGTATATAATGGGCTGACCAAAACAATTATGTACATTCAAACAAGTAATTTAATCCTTTAGGATCAAAGCCTACAAAATTAGTCACAGTCTACAAGATGCACATTTGCCGCATATTTAAGGCATAATTTAACTACTCAAAAAAGTGCTGCACAAAATGAAGAAGCAAAAGGAAAAACAGAAGCGAACCAAGGTGTCCTTTCTTAGAGGACAAAGGTGGGCAATAGACTAGTAAAAATAGAGGATTGGGAAATGCAAATTGTACAATACACGCGGAAGAATAAGGAGATACAGCTGTCAGACAGTGGTGAGATGAAATTAGGGAATGGAGAGAATATTTTTACATGATATTTGAGCAAACGACCCTAAAATAATTAGGTCAATAATGCAAATACCGAGATGTGAGATTTTTACCCGTTTGAAGTAGTGACTGCAAAGCACTATTGCAGCTGCAATTTGCTTCCATGTGAACACACCACACATCTGCTTATGCATAATGGAGAGGCCACGGGACAGAAATCCAGGGCAATTAGATACCTGATATGTAACAGATTCTGAACATCCTAGCatcatttctttttccttaCAGGATAAAGTATTCAAGTAACAGTGAAGATACTTCACACCGTATgcaaataaatgaattaaattattattatctgaATAATTGCACAATAAGACCTGCCATATGAGGATTACATCTGCAATTTAAAAGCGAGATCATGTTCTTGAATCACATGAGTGATATACAGTGGTCAGAATTTTCAAATCTCAGTAAGAAAATTATTGGTAGATGAGACCAATTAATTTGCAGAGAGAGGAGAAGCAAACCTAGTATCATATTTAGCCATTGGAAGCAAGGCATGCAAGCCTCCTACACTGGCCCTGGAAAATTGTAGTTGATTCATCAATAATAGTCAAATGGCAGAAAGATGATGCCATAAAATAGATCgctaatatattttattcaaattaagcaaTACTTCAGATTAAATTCAGAACTATAATCAAGCTGTAAATGCAAATTCATGAAGTCGTTAATCATTACTTGGAAATTACATGATATACAAGTAGTCAGAGACAATCAGATGAATATCTCATATCAGCAAATCATAGCACGTGTAGAAGCTACGAACTCGTAccaattgaaaaggaaaaattacaaaatcaaatgTCAAAGAGAGAGATTAAGAGAATAGCAAATACATAAAGAGTATAGCAACATAATTTCCCCAATATagaaatttgaagaaaaaatatttattcaaaaatatgtACTCTTCTTCAGAACCTAATAAGGCTGTACAAATGAGGgattaaaatgtaaacatttaaaaattctGACCACATGAACCTAAGTTCTTTATCTCCATCAAATGTTCATCATTTGAAATATTGAGTAAAATACGAAGGTTAGtcaatatttcttctttttcccaACTTAAAGGACCAGAGGCATACAAAACTTCTAGGGTACTGTGGTATGCATTCAACTCAAACCTATGAATTGTTTCTGCTGCAACCTCACTGGTAGAAGTGGAGCATCCTTTATCCACATCTCCAACATCTAGAGATTCTGCATCACTGCAAAGGGTATCTTCATCTTGGCAAGGACCTGCTAAGGTATCACTGGAAATTTTATTTGAGTTACTACTAATCACACTACAACTGCCAACAGAACTCAGATCACTACAAGAATAATCAGGTTCTTCAATTCGTTCAAGAAAGTGTGTTGAAACATTACAAGAATTCTCCTTTCCTGTTTCATAATATTTGTTGGTACCATTAGTAAAGGAAGTATGCATGCATTTTTCACCCATATTATTTTGTGGGTAAACAACAGCATGTACCTTTTGCAGCAAGGGGGCTGTAGTTACAGCTTTGAATCTTTCACACTCACCCATATTCGACATAGTCCTTAATTTTCTGGGATAAGAGGAGACAAAAGGGGACATTCTTTTCAACGTTAAAGATGAGACCACGCGTTCCTGGTGATCACTGGCATCTAATCcttgagaaaaaatatttcGGCACTTATTTTCAGGCTGATCCTTAGAGCTGTTAGAAATCAAGTTAGACTTCCCAACTGGTGACTTGCCAGATCCCTGGAACAAGCACGAACAAAATATCAGGACATTGAATTCAATGTAAGTGTAGTCAAGGAGCCTCTATGAATAAACCAGAAATTCAACCATAAAGAAAGTTGTCCAAACTTTGGAGTATTAgctaacattaaaaaaaaaattaaatcataagCAATTATGTTGAGCAAATAGAAATTTACCTTTGACATAAGAACCCATTGACCATTTTGAAAAGTCTGGCGTGCCCTCATGTTTACCTTGAGTACCGTTAACTCTTTGCAAGATACCCATAGCCTTACCAAGAAGAAATCTCCATCAATGAATTTCAAAACAGTGGCTGCTCTCCAAGAACCAAAATTGTAAACCTCCACGTGATCATTTGCTGCCCAATTCCCAATACCTTTAACTGGAGGGGGGGATGGTCTGATGGCATTCCTTGAAACTCTTACTATGCTAGACTCACTTGTTGTACTAGAACGGTTATACTGAACCCTGTAGGTGTGCCCATTACCAGAAATTATTCGCGCACATCGCCATTCCACACTAGGTCCATCAGTAGTACCAGGTATCTCCACTTTGCTTCCCTTTCTCAATGTCATGGTGATGACTACTTCAACTCAGACACGAAGCTGTGGCATTATACTTCTACGTTAATATCAcagaataaaataatgtttatttcaGATAAACTAGAAGGATTATAGACTATATACAActccaagaaaatatttaacaaCTTCTACCAACGAtgaaaatataatcaaaattaagGTTTTAAACAGCCTACGGCGGTAGCAAAGTCAAGATTAACCGAATCTCTATCGCAATTCAGACCACGATTGTGAATGCATAGATTGCACTTGCCAGCAATTTTTCATCAGAAAACCATTACAACGACAATTCAAAACCTTGATCGGTGTCGCTAATCACCAATCAATCAAGTGTGCGTCAATCGaatgaattcataatatatatatatatatatatatatatatatatatatatatatatatatatatatatattgctaaTCTAAACAAAACAAATCTCCAGTAAAATTTGcaatgaaggaaaaaaatcGTCTATAAAAATTGTCAACGCGATTAATTGAAAGCAACTAAAATCCTAAAATAGATGTATGTGGAATGAACCTAAACAGCTCTAataaatgaagatgatgaaaaatTACCTGTATCAACGATTCACGATGTGAGATCGCTTACAATATCTGAACTAATCGCTGCGCCTGTGAGTATCTTTGATTATGGAAAAAAGAACAAGTTAGGGTTTCAGAATTTATTGTCAAAAATGGCATAATTGTGCGACTTATAGGCGCAGTGGAGATAAAAATAGCCAAATGGGCCGCAAATCATTGGGCCATTTGCAGGCTGGGTACggtgtaatttatattttttaagaaaaataatttgggTGTTAGCTCCCTCCATCACCCCTAAGTGCTCCTgtacctccccactattttcatttattctaaaaatattttacattttctcactatttttttttatttcaaaaataccttACATTTCTCCACTATTCTCAACaatatttctctttctctctgcattaatggaaCATTTATattctcaacaatctttctctttttttctctgtaTTAATGGAGCATTTACATGACTTAGATTtgaacttgtgatatattgtaaaatataaaataacttgaatattatttacatgattcaaataacttgaataaagtatttaatttattagataaataatataaaaatattattaaatacttaaaatataaaagaaaagttatttgttaaagatttataatttatttagttattttgttattataaagttagtatataataataataataataatatattattatttactattaatattattatgtttattattttgtatttgcatctaacttttaagtttataaggtggaagtggtagaagcactaatattaaagtttctctaaattttatattttgcaatatgtCACAAGTTCAAATCTGAGCcatatgaatgctccattaaattaaatgcagagagagaaagattaTTGAGGATAATGAGGAGGTATAAATAGTAAAGATGtctagagtatttttggaataaaagaaaataatgaggAAATGCAGAAATACTTGGAGTGATGGAAGGAACAACACCCAAATAATTTCTAATCCACTTACTATATAAGTTTTGTTTACTGTATCAAAAACCAACTAGTTTGTCATTTAATATTgattatcatcaaattttatattttatattatttatgccCATCAagtaattctaaaatatatgtaaaCCTAGAGTGACCTGTGCTATACTAATTAATAAAACTTGATTGATTGTAAAAATCAAAGGtttattatctatttatttatctaattatttatttatctatttatttatttatatgtctATCTATCtattggtttatttatatatttatttatctattttatgtTTGCCTATTTCTTTATGTATCTTTTTTATCTATCTATCtctttatctatttatttatttctttatctatttttctctcactctatatatataaaagaaaaaaaaagtatccattctaaatcaaaataattatttcattaattttatgaatttcttaaaatttaacatttttttttcaatttgatcgtatttttaaatttaactattttttaattatcaaattatctataaaataaataaaagttatttacagtaaaattataaaaaatatttatatttaatttcataatatatactattatatttattatagtatCTATATTATTACATACACATGATTTATCTTTTCCAATTTTACTCTTCAAGtgactttttcaaattttaattttgtttctatttaactgtttttttaatttaatatttttttaaacttaaataaatagaaatcaTCAACAAATATAAAGGATGTTTCCTTTTAGGTAACAATATTTTAttcctaaattaaaataaatattttatcaattttatggtgttttttaaatttaagatcgttttttaaaatttcaccatttttttaattattaaaatacttataaaataaacaaaaaatatttacaatgaagttatagaaattatttatatttaatttcataatatactGTGAGACCCTAGAAAATCAGCACTGCAAATCCCTGTCACATCACCATTAATACACGCCACATCACTGCTCAGGGAAATTAAAAACCTACTTTGCACCGCATGCACGTCTGTCATGTGTCATTTTAGAACCTTAGGAAATCTGTAGTGGGAAACAGGTGTCAGTATGAGAGTGCATGTCTGTTTGACGTTgggaagaaaaatttatttctctGAAAACACTTCTTCTCACTCTCTGCattcaccttcttcctcacgaaactttggcctttcttcttctccaacttctctctagaactcccaacttctctctactgtaaatCCCACGCCTCTTCTCCGATCAACTTGCAGCACCGTAGGAACGCTCGCCCAACTGCAAGCTACCAACTGGACCGAACAGTTTCAAAGgctgaaactggtaagtctcCTTCAGAAGCTCGTCCTTAGGTTTCTGGGAAACTAGGGTTGTAGTTGCATGCAAGTAGGTAGTCTAAGTGTTCTGTTTTCTGTGGTTAGATTTGTTTTGGAAGAGTCAAGAACATAAGGGAAGCGTAGTTGGACGAAGCCACTTTTGCATCTAGGACAAGTTTGGTTGTCAATcagggtaagggaagcttatatgtttaatttatgcTTGAATGTGGTGTGATCTGATCTGGATGTATGAAAACGTATGCATGTTGATGACTGAAATGCATGTATGCAGTATGAATGCGAATGTATGATGTATGATGATTGAGACGTGTGCTTATGAACATAGATGTTTATGTTGTATGAAGTACATCTGTATGATGATGTTGAATATGAAGTAATTGGAATGaatgttataaagtttataaattgaaaatcatatGAATTATAAAGTATAAGTTTAAATGTTGAAATCTGAAATCTGTTATTGTTGGAAAATCTGAAACGTAAATCACTCCCTATGATGAATTACGCTCGTcaccgtacggtcttataccgtccGGTTTCCCtgaaaataacttagaatggaattctttcatttgggaagaactCCGCTTGAGAGCGAGCGTCCCCATTTAAatgtctgagcgttcggttcagctTCGCTGTATATAAATACTTTACACTTTAAAATATGTAACGTTCGGTCATatactgaacgttcgttctaaatagcgCTTGGTGTtaaaccaagcgttcgtccaaaaagagcgctcggtcctataccaagcgttcgtcatgGTTGATTCtcggtcatctacctagcgttcGCTTTGatgtagtgttcggtcttaaaccgcacgctcgtccttatctttgattccttaacgaacgtaaatagcgttcgttcaaatattataatattcatcctcttacgttcgttcaaatactgGCATCGGTTCttcatatacaaaattttacaaagaaaattctAAGTATTATTGACCATCCTTGGTACATTGAATCTGGTCCAAGATCTTTTTCATGAAAATTTTCTAAGTATCATTATACCTTCaatagagtcagttcatttaactgaccAAACAGAGAGTCACGTTCGTCCATCCAGTACTTTATTTGTACGTTCGTTCTAATTCTTCAAAGGACTGAACGTTCATCCTTTTATGCTCTTAAATTTAAAGATGAgaatgatgataaattataagatattaCCATGTGAACACTATATTGAGTGATTATATGAGTatggattttggacgagcgttccaaggaggaacgtctcggatatgttaaatattaaatttggtaaagtatgactgtggataagttaagactcgttgtccatcctgatattccgtgatactcatcttcatgtagaggagggtagtcatgtgtgggaacggcaggaggtccttagtccataagttaacatgggcgac
This Vigna angularis cultivar LongXiaoDou No.4 chromosome 4, ASM1680809v1, whole genome shotgun sequence DNA region includes the following protein-coding sequences:
- the LOC108330487 gene encoding U-box domain-containing protein 14 encodes the protein MSSVISSSSSRVFDAINECVFLVQSDSVEVQEKALQMLASITKVSSQNRTSLAQTEGAIPTIATLTNSSSPIIQTLSLLTLFNLSLNPDLKQSLADMETIYYLNSLITNSSFSLDSSKLASSLVCSLAMHDKNKAKFGVAGTVQLLVKAVEGCHGSDANHLLSSLAELVHFHGNCTLAVRAGAVAVLLKVVKGTDNEDLAGTSLAVLSLLARFDEGLNGLKKTDEIIRVMLNVLKGRSLLSKEGAADILIRLFDDSEDCVTEALMLPEFSTVLADLCVRGSVRVRDKADLLMKKMAQVSLDSDMEVCSLHG
- the LOC108331791 gene encoding uncharacterized protein LOC108331791 isoform X1, which gives rise to MTLRKGSKVEIPGTTDGPSVEWRCARIISGNGHTYRVQYNRSSTTSESSIVRVSRNAIRPSPPPVKGIGNWAANDHVEVYNFGSWRAATVLKFIDGDFFLVRLWVSCKELTVLKVNMRARQTFQNGQWVLMSKGSGKSPVGKSNLISNSSKDQPENKCRNIFSQGLDASDHQERVVSSLTLKRMSPFVSSYPRKLRTMSNMGECERFKAVTTAPLLQKVHAVVYPQNNMGEKCMHTSFTNGTNKYYETGKENSCNVSTHFLERIEEPDYSCSDLSSVGSCSVISSNSNKISSDTLAGPCQDEDTLCSDAESLDVGDVDKGCSTSTSEVAAETIHRFELNAYHSTLEVLYASGPLSWEKEEILTNLRILLNISNDEHLMEIKNLGSCGQNF
- the LOC108331791 gene encoding uncharacterized protein LOC108331791 isoform X3; the protein is MTLRKGSKVEIPGTTDGPSVEWRCARIISGNGHTYRVQYNRSSTTSESSIVRVSRNAIRPSPPPVKGIGNWAANDHVEVYNFGSWRAATVLKFIDGDFFLVRLWVSCKELTVLKVNMRARQTFQNGQWVLMSKGSGKSPVGKSNLISNSSKDQPENKCRNIFSQGLDASDHQERVVSSLTLKRMSPFVSSYPRKLRTMSNMGECERFKAVTTAPLLQKVHAVVYPQNNMGEKCMHTSFTNGTNKYYETGKENSCNVSTHFLERIEEPDYSCSDLSSVGSCSVISSNSNKISSDTLAGPCQDEDTLCSDAESLDVGDVDKGCSTSTSEVAAETIHRASVGGLHALLPMAKYDTRCNPHMAGLIVQLFR
- the LOC108331791 gene encoding uncharacterized protein LOC108331791 isoform X2 — its product is MTLRKGSKVEIPGTTDGPSVEWRCARIISGNGHTYRVQYNRSSTTSESSIVRVSRNAIRPSPPPVKGIGNWAANDHVEVYNFGSWRAATVLKFIDGDFFLVRLWVSCKELTVLKVNMRARQTFQNGQWVLMSKGSGKSPVGKSNLISNSSKDQPENKCRNIFSQGLDASDHQERVVSSLTLKRMSPFVSSYPRKLRTMSNMGECERFKAVTTAPLLQKVHAVVYPQNNMGEKCMHTSFTNGTNKYYETGKENSCNVSTHFLERIEEPDYSCSDLSSVGSCSVISSNSNKISSDTLAGPCQDEDTLCSDAESLDVGDVDKGCSTSTSEVAAETIHRASVGGLHALLPMAKYDTRYLIALDFCPVASPLCISRCVVCSHGSKLQLQ